In one Streptomyces sp. NBC_00597 genomic region, the following are encoded:
- a CDS encoding SMI1/KNR4 family protein, with protein sequence MTTGRLGQQAVPPNAAYSGQVVHFPDPVRAARHPHGVRMDADGHPDFSPYARAAVEIAEPPEGFGVDELRLTDYVSANAAMQAAGHALWDTVGPVATPHGWTWHHVAKTRRMELVPVEVKALLRHHAGLATAPVDHDKRGTRPLQEVRPAHLGLPKAVVSVSEEAVQGVEEDLGYRLPEAYRAFLKAAGGCAPVGAGLDVDLGVLVDQPFFTVREEAAVNDLVYVNKCLRDHLTKDYLCVAFAQGGLLAVKVRGASVGSVWFSPYDDARDQDGWSVQERVERLLLPCGADFDAFLERLAGNPPELETVAGLMVDGGFARSVPVSGAAPVEG encoded by the coding sequence ATGACGACAGGTCGGCTCGGGCAGCAGGCCGTGCCACCCAACGCCGCGTACTCGGGGCAGGTCGTGCATTTCCCGGACCCGGTCCGGGCCGCTCGGCATCCCCACGGGGTACGCATGGACGCGGACGGACATCCCGACTTCTCCCCGTACGCGCGAGCGGCGGTGGAGATCGCCGAACCCCCGGAGGGCTTCGGCGTGGACGAGCTGCGGCTGACGGACTACGTGTCCGCGAACGCGGCGATGCAGGCGGCCGGTCATGCGCTGTGGGACACCGTCGGGCCGGTGGCGACCCCGCACGGCTGGACCTGGCACCACGTGGCGAAGACGCGGCGGATGGAACTGGTCCCGGTCGAGGTGAAGGCGCTGCTGCGGCATCACGCGGGGCTGGCCACGGCGCCGGTCGACCACGACAAGCGCGGTACGCGTCCGTTGCAGGAGGTGCGCCCGGCGCACCTGGGGCTGCCCAAGGCGGTGGTCTCGGTCTCCGAGGAGGCGGTGCAGGGCGTCGAGGAGGACCTCGGCTACCGGCTGCCGGAGGCGTACCGCGCGTTCCTGAAGGCGGCGGGCGGCTGTGCGCCGGTGGGCGCCGGGCTCGACGTGGACCTCGGTGTGCTGGTGGACCAGCCGTTCTTCACGGTGCGTGAGGAGGCGGCGGTCAACGACCTCGTGTACGTCAACAAGTGCCTGCGCGACCACCTGACGAAGGACTACCTGTGCGTGGCCTTCGCCCAGGGAGGTCTGCTCGCGGTGAAGGTGAGGGGCGCGTCGGTCGGCTCGGTGTGGTTCTCCCCGTACGACGACGCGCGCGACCAGGACGGCTGGTCGGTACAGGAGCGCGTGGAGCGTTTGTTGCTGCCGTGCGGTGCCGATTTCGATGCCTTTCTTGAGCGGTTGGCGGGCAACCCGCCGGAGTTGGAAACGGTGGCCGGTCTGATGGTGGACGGCGGATTCGCACGCTCGGTTCCCGTGTCGGGTGCGGCACCGGTGGAGGGGTGA
- a CDS encoding YwqJ-related putative deaminase — protein MQNTATRSDTADGASGPGDQSGQGGPGGPATGQPAAPAGDPRLRWSSADGRPAAPVLRFRRDGILPTIAAALSVRGETLTGTAGKADQPPSLHHLVQDFLDTLTSGQRERFTGRCPEAILVSRHLTAVENARSRRASRKPLTANEARRSLKQSKITARRIREDGDPLHGSYAPPCRSCEALLAHFGVRAVDLTPASEKA, from the coding sequence ATGCAGAACACGGCGACACGCTCGGACACGGCCGACGGCGCCTCGGGACCGGGCGACCAGAGCGGACAGGGCGGGCCGGGCGGACCCGCGACCGGACAGCCGGCCGCCCCGGCCGGCGACCCACGCCTGCGCTGGAGCAGCGCCGACGGCCGACCCGCCGCACCCGTCCTGCGCTTCCGCCGCGACGGCATCCTCCCGACCATCGCCGCCGCCCTCTCCGTACGCGGCGAAACCCTCACCGGCACCGCGGGCAAGGCCGACCAGCCGCCCTCCCTGCACCACCTCGTCCAGGACTTCCTCGACACCCTCACCAGCGGCCAGCGGGAACGCTTCACGGGCCGCTGCCCGGAAGCCATCCTGGTCTCCCGCCACCTCACCGCCGTGGAGAACGCCCGCAGCCGGCGCGCCTCCCGCAAACCCCTCACGGCCAACGAGGCCCGTCGCTCCCTCAAACAGTCCAAGATCACCGCCCGTCGCATCCGCGAGGACGGCGACCCGCTGCACGGCAGCTACGCGCCCCCCTGCCGCTCCTGCGAAGCACTCCTCGCACACTTCGGCGTACGCGCCGTCGACCTCACCCCCGCGTCAGAGAAGGCCTGA